The following is a genomic window from Paenibacillus sp. FSL R5-0766.
CTGCGAATTCCCTGACTTCCTCCGCGGTCCAGCTATACTTATCCGCCTCAAGCATATGAGCATATCCCTGAATGGAGGAGAGGGGTGTCTTCAGGTCATGTGTTATGCCAGCAATCCACTCCTCGCGTAGTGAATCGGTCTGTTTCCGAAGTTCTTCATCTTGTTTCAATGTGTGAGACAAGGCCTGCATGGAGCGGAGCACCTCAGCATACACGTGATATTTCCGTTTCCATTTTCCGTTACGACGCTGGCTGCGAGGCACTCCTAACGCTCCGGTGGGTTCCTCGTAGTACCCTCGCTCCAGACGCTGTAACCATTGGAGCATATGCAGCATGGGTGAGCCGAATCGATTGGCATACCAGAAGGCAAGCAAGATGAGCAGAATGATAATGGATACAATCAATACGACCAATGCCGGTTCCAGAATAAAGTTGTAGGGGTTCTGATCACTGTTCACCGCCGGATCAACAGGGATGCTAATCAGCCAAGTAGTTTCACTCTGTTCGTCGTACCACGTTGCAACAGACAGGCCGGATCGACTCGGGTAGCGAACTTGCAGAACGAGTTCCTGAATGGTGTATTCGCTTGGTACGCCTATGGTCGGTTTGTTATAGGAGGAGAGCTCGCGTCCTGACGCGTCCAATACTTGAAGATAAGCTTTGGCGGCACGGAGGGCCTCCTGTTGGTCGGGCTGAAGATCAAGCTTCCCGTTGGTGAAAGCAAGATCTGAACGAATGTTGTTCATTAAGGACTTGGCCGGGTTACTCTCGCCATATAACAAGGTGATGTTCTTTCCGTTCTTCTCCCGGATCAGCATGGCGATCTGGTAAGGAAACAGCTTTTGACTTTCCCAGTAAGCGATTAATTCACCAGGTTTATAGTGAGAGGGAACATCGGCGGGTGTATGGTAATCATCAATGGCATATCCTTGTTCATCCAGAACTTGAAGCCACCCTTTATTTTTGTCCACTTGCTTCAGTAATTCAGGGTCATATTGGATGGTACCGTCTGGCATGATCTCTGCTGTATTAATCAATTGATCCAGGCCACTAGCAACAAAATCATCCACCAGATTCACTTCATTGATCCTCTGCACGACCCAGTAAGTGGCTACAGACCCAAGCAGGATGATAAGAACAACTGCACCGGCAAGCATCCCGATAAACCGTGTCATTAACCTGCGACGAATACTCATGGGCGTGACACATGTTCCGGCTGAATCAGTTTGTAACCCAAACCCCGGACATTGACGAGAAACACCGGATTGGAAGGATCGGCTTCAATGCGCTCCCGAATGCGGTGAATATGAACCATCACGGTATTATCATCACTAATGGCTTCAGAGCCCCATACTCGCTCATATAGATCTGATTTGGTGAATATGCGATTGGGATGCTTGCAGAAAAAGAGCAGCAATTGAAACACAAGTGCTGGACAGGATACGGATTCTCCTTCAACTCGAAGCTCACCAGCCCATTCCAATACCTGGAATCGTCCAAAGTCGTACACACCCTCCGGGATACTGGAAGATGACGTATTTACGTTAGATGAGACGTGGTCCGGGATCTCTGATGTTTTAGTAGGTAAATAACGCTTCAGTAATGATTTAATTCGAGCAACGACTTCGAGAGGATTAAAGGGTTTGGCAACATAATCGTCGCCACCGACGGCGAACCCAGTTAATTTGTCATAATCGGTTGTTTTGGCCGTCAGAAACAGGATAGGAGCATCGGTGACCTGCCGTAGAAAAGGACAGATTTCCAGTCCGCTTTTGCCAGGAAGCATGATGTCGAGCACGATGCAATGATACGTCTTGTTGTTGCAGGCATCAATGGCAGCTTCGCCTGTTGTAACGGTATCAATATCGAGAAACTGCTCTTTGAGCAGAACGGTTTTCAGCATATGCAGAATAGCCTGTTCATCATCCACAAGCAGTAATGAGACGTTATCCATAGTTTAAAAATGACCTCCTGATCCTTCCGTTGTGTGTATTGCTAATCATACCATCCAAGAGGCCTGTATAGCTTGCGAGCTATCTTAACGGAATCTTAATTATGCAGCCTCAAAAGGCGTTGCAAGTTTAACTACATGTAAGATGGGGTTAGACGAAGGATAAGACTCATTCTGTACACTTAACTGGAAAGTATAACGATAACAGAAGGGATGTTGAGAATGAACAGAGAAGGTCATCTGAAATCAGAGCAACATACACATTCGAAATTACAGAATAGAAAGGGCTGGAAGGTGCTTGCGATTACCCTTGGAGCTTGCGTGATATTGTCTGCTTGCGGCAACAGCAATTCCATTACTTCCGACCAGGCAGAGCAACAGTCAGCCGAACAGGCATCCAATAATGAAGCGAGCGAGAACACTCATCAGGAACAGAATTCCGCTTCAGAAGGAACTGCAATGGTTACACCCGACAATTTTGTTGATACCCTCATGAAGGGTTCCAGTGAAGATATTTACCGTCAGTTGAGTCCTCAAATGAAGGAAGCGATCACACTTGAAAATCTTAAAACGTCTGCTGACGAGTTCCTGGAAGGAGTAACTTCCCTGGATCAAGTGTTCGCAGCTGAGATGAACAATCTGACCGAGTTCGCCTGGAAGGATCAAACAGGGACAAAAGGGATTCGAGCCTATTTTACCGAGGCCAATCAGATTGATGGTCTGTTGATCCAGCCGCTGAAAACCCATAAGAATACAGATCAAAAGTTCACCAAAACCGAATTCCATTTCCCTTTAAAGGGTGAATGGTATGTGTTCTGGGGAGGCAACGATGTGATGTCGAACTATCATTATGAGCATGAAACACAGCGCTACGCGCTGGATATCATTCGGTCAAAAGAAGGTTTCAGCTATAAAGGGGATGCCAAGGTGAACGCAAGCTACCATGCTTTTGGTCAACCACTCTATGCTGCTGCGGACGGAACAGTTGTCGATATCAAAAATAACATACCAGACAATATACCCGGCGTCATGAATCCGGAAGAACCAGCGGGTAACTATGTGGTGATTGACCATGGCAACAGTGAATACAGCATCACAGCACACATCAAGGAAGGCACTGTTTCGGTCAAAAAAGGAGATAAGCTCAAGCAGGGAGACCTCATCGGCGAACTTGGTAATTCGGGGAACTCCAGTGAAGCTCATCTGCATTTCCAGGTGTCGGACGGCCCGGATCTGTTCACATCTCGCTCAATTAACATTCGTTGGGCAGACCAGACTCAGCAGTTAACTCGTGGGAACACAATTCAGGGACTTCCAGAGTAATGCTATATATAAGTTGAAGCATTGAATTTACACTGGACTACTACGCGGTCAGAACCATCTTCCGATCGCTGTTATCCCCAGATTTTATTGATTCCCTTATATAAAGGGGCAAATCCGGGGATAAAGGCGCACGCTTCGCTTCTTCTGATTGGTTCTGTCCTCTCCGTTGTCGTGTAAATGTTTACTTAAACATTTACAGATTTCTCTGTCAGAATGTTAGGGATGACGAAGGCTTCTATTTTCCATTATAATATCCTCTATGATAATAGAACGATCTGGAATGATGGAGGAATAGTGATGAAACTGGAAGATGTGCAGATTGAATATGCGCGCCTGGAGGACTTGCCGAGGATTGTGGAAATTTATAATTCTACCATTGAGGGCCGTATGGCAACAGCGGATTTGGAGCCGGTGACGGTGGAGCAACGTTTGCCTTGGTTCGAGGAACATTCACCGGATCATCGTCCACTCTGGGTGATGAAGCAAGCAGGACAGGTGGTAGCTTGGGCAAGTCTCAGCTCGTTCTATGGACGCCCTGCGTATAACGGAACGGTGGAAGTTAGTGTATACGTCGATCAGCAAAGCCGCGGAATTGGGGCTGGCGGACGTTTGCTCGAAACGGTATTTGCGGCGTGTCCTGCACTTGGGATTACGACCATTCTCGGATTTGTCTTTGGGCATAACGAACCGAGTCTGGGGTTATTGCGCAAGCATGGTTTTGAACAATGGGGGTATTATCCCGAAGTTGCCGTACTGGATGGTGTGAATAGAGATCTGGCGATTTTGGGCAAAAAAATATAAGTGGCGTTCTTATTCGTAGAAAAGAACATTGAAAACCTCCAACCTAAATTCATAGGATTGGAGGTTTTTTGTCGTACAACTATATTCTTGGCTATGTGTAAGTATAGATTGTGTTTACATGCCAAGCTGCTGTTTAATCTCTTGGATCTGTCCCAGATGACGTTCCTCATGATAACTTGCAAAGTCAATCCATTGGGTAAGATCCATCTCACCAAACACGGGATGAGGAAAGGACTTGCTGTGCAACAGGTCAGGATCATGATCCAATGCAAAGTCATTTAACGCTTGGTGAGATTTGTCCAGATCACTGCGTACGTCAGCGAGTGCTTCAGGCGCTGCTGGAGGCTGAAGATGGGGTGGTGCCTCGACGGAGCGGCTGCGATCCAACGATAATTCATATGGTTTTTTGTCCACAGACACCGTCTGTTCCTTCTCGAGGGCTAGGCGGGCTTGTTTTCCAATGACATTTTCCATCAGATTCAGATGACGTAGTACTTGCATAATACTCCACTGTTCGGGTGAAGGCTTGCGGTTCAATTGTTCTTCTTCGAGTCCCGAGACGGCTTCCCAGATTTGGTTGCGTATATCGTCATTACGAGTAAACATTGTGCAATCCTCTCCTTATATACGGGTTCTATGATGCCGGTAGTCTGTGTATGTTCATTACCCCAAATGTGGATGCTTATTCTATAAGCATTGAGAATGGAAGAGTGAATGCGAACCTAGGCAAGATTAGCCTTGTTAGATGTAATTTGTGGCAAATAAAAAAAGCCGTTCTCTATGAACGGGTTCATTTCCATCCATACCAAGTCCAAAAAAAGATTGACGGGCAGGCCCCGGCAAACTATAATCGGTACAAGTAACTTGATATGTAAGGAGTCCTGACATGATATGTTAGTAATCGACGAGGTGTATCACCATACAGCATTGCAAATATCATCGTCCGATTTATTGTACCTTATCGAACGGCTGAAGGTCAAAAAAGAAAATGAGATCGAAACGCTCAAGAAAAAGATCGAACAGTTCGAACAAAAGCGTCGAGCGGAAGAGGTTGCTTATCAATCGTTGTCGCCTGTACGCAAATGGTTTGCGGGACGCCCCGCATCCCATCATCAGGCGGTAGAGTATATGGTGCAGGTGAAGGAACGTTTTCGCAAGATGGAACAGATTCGCAGACGCATACGTGAATTGGATCAGATCGCAGAACGAATTAAGCATCCGGACAGCATTGAGCGGGACGAGATTGAGCTTGCGCCCGATACAATCCGTGAGCTCAGACAGCTTAGTGAAACGGAGGATGTACAAACATGACTTTGGAGACGTTAAGCACCGGGATTGATACGGTCTGGGTCGTACTGAGTGCAGCAATGATTTTATTGATGGAGGGTGGATTCGCCCTGCTCGAGGCTGGCTTTGTGCGTTATAAAAATAGTGTGAACATTATTATGAAGGTTTTTGCTGACATTACGATTGGGACGTTACTGTTCTATGCTATCGGTTTTGGACTGATGTATGGTTCGGACGTGGGTGGTTTTGCGGGAGTAACGGGGTTTTTCCTGAATGGGGATTTGTCTCACCTTAACGTACCGGTATCTCTGGAGACATTCTGGTTGTTCCAGGCTGCCTTTACCATTGCTGTTATTTCCATCGTTTCAGGAGCGGTAGCCGAGCGGATCAATTTCCGTGCCTATCTGTTGTATATCATATTGATGACGGCGATTATCTATCCAATTGGTGGACACTGGGCATGGGGCGGCGGCTGGCTTAGTCAGCTGGGGATGCAGGACTTTGCCGGTTCGGCTGTCATCCATGCACTCGGCGGATTCTCGGCACTGGCGGCTGCGATTATCATTGGCCCGCGTAAAGGCAAATACACGCCACTTGGGGTAAGTGCCATTGCACTCCCGAGCAATCTGCCATTGGCATCTGTAGGTGCATTTCTGTTATGGTTTGGCTGGTTTGGCTTCAATGCTGGTAGTACACTCAGTGCGACTGATGTAAGAATTGGTCACATTGCGATTGTCACGATGTTATCTGCGGCTTCGGGTGGTGCGGTTACGCTGTTGTATACGTTATTCCGCTTCAATCGTTCAGATGCGCCATCGGTCATTAACGGTTCACTCGCGGGACTCGTCGGCATTACGGCAGGCTGTGCTTTTGTTGGTGATGTAGCAGCGATATTCATTGGGGCAGTATCCGGTCTATTAATGATGGCTGCCACCAACTGGCTGGACCGTCGGCAGATTGATGATCCGGTTGGTGCGTTCCCGGTGCATGCTGCATCTGGCATGTGGGGAACGATTGCTGTAGGTCTATTCGCTACGGATGGTGGATTATTCATGGGCGGCGGCTGGAGGTTGCTGGGTGTTCAAGCACTTGGCCTTACAGCCCTGGTCATCTGGGGATTCGCCATGACTTGGATCGGGTTAAAGTTGATTGGCAAAATTGTGCCTGTACGTTCGACAGAAGAAGAGGAGGATTTGGGTCTGGATATCAGCTATCATGGTGTGATGGCAGCCCATCAGGCCCATGAATTCCTGGATGGTGAGGAGCATATGCGTGCTTACCAGGAAAAGTCTTCTGATCCAAATCGTTGAAATGGAATATAAAATTAAGGAAGTAGACTGACAGGGGATGTCAGTCTCTTTTTTCTATACAAATTGAACTACATATTTACACGAGAACGTAGAGGACAGAAAGAACCTGAAGAAGCGAAGAGTTCGCCTTTATCCCCGGATTTTTACCTTTGCAAAGGTGAATCTAAAAAATTCTGGGGATAACAGCGATCGGAAGGTTGTTCTGTCATCGGAGTGGTAAGTGTAAAATATTCTTAAGTTCAATTTATATAGAAGCAGGGAAAGACGTCCGGGCGGAAGAATATACAGGTGTGAACCTGAATATGTCTCAGCATAGGTGTATTGTCAAAAGGGGAGGATCTATATGATTAAGCCAGAACAATGTGAACGTCTGACCAGAAAAGCCCGTAAAACACTTGAGGAATATGGTTTGGGAGTCGCTGCAGATCTGTTGTTATCTTCAAGCCGCTGGGGAATTCGCCTCGATGTATCCACACTGGACGAATATCGCAGAACAGGAAACTCACGTGTGGGTGGACATCCGGATTTGCCAAGTCGCATGGAATGGCCCGTAACACAAGAAGGAGTCCCGATGACTTTCCTGGCCCAACTGAACCTGGTGGACTTGTCGCCGTATACGCCGAATGATGGGCGCGGGACTTTGCCTGAACGTGGCATGTTATACTTTTTCGTTGGCAAGGATGAATCTGCTTGTCCCATTGAACATCGTGTGATTTTTGAGCCGAGTTCTCATAACCTGATAAGGCGAGAGCCTGAAGGTGATACCGCGCTGGATGGAGCCCCGTTTGTTGCACATTCAGTGACCGTGCTGCCTAATCTTGAGTTTCCTACATATGCATATATTGACGCCAACGCGCTGAATGAGCTCTCGCCGCTTCGGCTTGAGACGGATGAGGCCGAATCGGAAGTGAGTCTGTATGACCGCTACCTTGAATTCGAGTCGAGCTGGAATCATCCGAGTACGCTGAATTGGGGTGGGATGTTTGGATATCCTGACGGGCAGCATCCGGATGCCGAGCATCGTGCCTTGTTACAGATCGCACTGGGAGAAGAGTACGATTATAATGAGCAGGAATGTGAGAAGAAGCTGACCAAGCATTACGGCGGTGATGAGGAACGGACATGGCAGGAACTATCCGATACGCTGCTGCTGTTGAAGGTAGATACACATGATGCTATTGGTTTCCAATGGTGGGATTGCGGGGAAATGCAATTTTTCATTCGCAAGTCTGACTTGGAGGCTGGACGATTCGAGCAAACGTATTGTTCGTTATACTCAAGTTGAGCCAAGATTTGAAAACAAATAGGCAACAAAATGTCCTGAATCCCGTCTATATGAAGGAGGAAGGACTTTTTTGTTCGTAGATTGTTTCATAAATTGAACTGAAGAATATTTACACTGCACACTCCGATGACAGAACAACCTTCCGATCGCTGTTATCCCCAGATTTTTTTGATTCCTCTTATAAAGGGGAAATCCGGTGATAAAGGCGAACGCTCCGCTTCTTCAGGTCCTTTCTGTCTTCTCCGTTTTGTGTAAATGTTTTGTTCAATTTATATAGATTTGGGGTATAAATTAGGGAGGGATATCTTGGTTGATAACCGATCATATGTTCTGTATAATGGGATAAAAAGGAAGTGTATCTGTTGATTCAATCTGCGTTCAAACATATTGACGTGGCTGTAACATCTTTAATCGATATATGTGATCAGCTGTCGGAAGAAGACTTGGCTTTGACTCCAATTGAAGGTAAACGACCTGTTGGAGAATTACTAGCCCATCTGTCTGTGATCTGCCGAGCGGATGTTTATATTTCTGAAGGTGCATCGGAGGAAGAGATGGCTCAATTCTATGCAGAGAATCAGGTGCATTCGCTCGGTGAGATCAAGCAGGCTCTGATTGATAACCAGATGTATCTATACCAACGGTACAGGCAGTTTAACACGGAAGAGTTATTACATGTGACGGATTCGTACTGGGGAGCTTCCTATAGTCGGCTGGAGTGGTTACTTGAGATTATGGGGCATGTATATCATCACAGAGGACAATTGTATACGATGCTGACCCTAACGGGCAAAGAACCCGAATCAGTACTTTTCAAATAGAAACGGATAGAATACATATAAGCATGTTATAGGAAACATCATGGGTTAAAGTGGGAATACACCGACGATACTACACGCTATACTTGAAATAACGGAGGATTCGGGACGTGGAACAACACGATACATGGAATGCATCGATGGACAATACGTTGATGGACAGGTTAAAACAGATTCCTGAACTTGGTCAGGCCACGCGGATTGAACCTGTTATGAAGGGGTATTCAGCAGATGTTAAATTCAAAATGTTTGTCCCTGGCCAAGGGCATGTGCTGGTGAGGGTGTATGATGTTGCAGAGGAATGGATGAAGCAAAGGGAATATCAATGTTTGCAGAGCATGCAACAATTAGGTGTACTGTGTCCAGCAACGTTGGGCATAGGTAGATTGGATGAGAAGTACGGTTATATGATTCTTAGCTACATTGAAGGTGAAGATGCTTCCGAGAGACTACCCCAGCTGAATGAACAGCAGCAGTGGGCGGTTGGCTTCGAAGCAGGAGCGCAGCTACAGCTGATTCATCAGTTGCCGATGAAGGAACAGATCGAATCATGGTACATACGCAAGAGCACGAAGCATCAACGTTACGTGGAGCGCTATAAACAGTGTCCTATCGTGATGAAAGAGGATCATGCTATTTTAACGTTTATTGCAGACCATCTTGGTTGGATGAAAAATCGTCCTGATGGATTTCAGCATGATGACTTCCACCCGAGCAATCTTGTCATTAAGCAGGATAATCTCGCAGGAGTGATTGATTTTAATCGTTATGATCAAGGTGATCCCATTCATGAATTTTTGAAGCTGGGTTTGTTTGCTTCGGAGATCAGTATTCCATATTCCATGGGTCAGATTCAGGGCTATTTCGATGGCAATGAACCGGATGAGTTATTCTGGAGACTGTATTCACTGTATACGGCTATGGCGCTGGTGTCTTCCGTGGTGTGGATTCAGCAGGTGAAGCCTGAAGAGACGCTTGAGATGATGGCCAAGATCGAGCGAGTCCGTGAAGATCACGATGATTTTCGCAGTTTCATCCCTCGGTGGTATACTTTGAACAGGTAAGGAATTATGGAGGGGAAAGGAATAATGCCGTGGCACAGCCAGCAACCATTCTGCTTGTCGATGATGAGCAGGAGATTATTAAACTGATGGAAATTTATTTTGGCAACGAGGGTTATCGGATTCTCACCGCGAATGATGGGCTTGAAGCGCTGGAACAATTGAAAAGAGAGTCGATTGATCTCATTATTCTGGATGTCATGATGCCAAATATGGACGGAATAGAAGCTTGTATGAAAATTCGGGAAGAGCAGAAAATGCCGATTATTATGCTGTCCGCCAAAAGCATGGATATGGATAAAATCACAGGGCTAAGCATCGGTGCTGATGATTATGTAACCAAACCGTTTAACCCGCTTGAACTTGTCGCACGGGCGAAATCTCAGCTGCGCAGGTATCATACCTTCAATGAAGGTCGGGAGAACAAAGAGCACGAGTGGGTTATTGATGATCTGGTCATTAATACCGATACACATGAAGTTTGGGTGGATGAGCAGCCGGTTCGTCTGACTCCGCGTGAATTTGCAGTTCTTGAATTACTGGCTCGTCACCAAGGTTCAGTACTTAGTATGGAACAGATCTATCGTCAAGTCTGGAAAGAAGAATTCATGGAGTCGAATAATACCGTCATGGTACATATTCGCAAGATTCGTGAGAAGATTGAACTCGACAGCAAACACCCCAAGTTTATTCATACCGTATGGGGTGTTGGTTATAAGATGATCAAACCGCAATAAACATGTACATTCACAGGATGTCGTGTAACATGAACACATTCAGGGAGTTCCTACTATGAATTCAAAGCTGATTAATACAGTTCGATGGAAATTTATCTATGCATTTTTTCTGAGCGGCATATTAACTGCAGTTATTTTGTACGGGGGCAGTCAGGTGGGGCAGAACATCCTGGAAGCTCAGACGTATCCGGATTATTCCATTCCAGCCCAAGGGATCAGGTGGTTGGTGAATAATATCGGTTCAGTGCCTTTGATGATTGTGGTAGGCGTGCTGAGTTTTGTGCTGTTTTTTTTCCTGTTCTCACGCAAGGTGATGCGGGTTCTGGATGAAATTACGGCGGGAATTCAGGAAGTTGCCAAAGGAGAGTTATCCCATCGCATCGAAGTGAAGACCTCGGATGAATTCGGAGTGGTTGCTACAAGCATTAATCAGATGGCTGAACAATTGCAGTTATCGCTTCAGGAAGAGCGTAATGCGGTCGCTGCCAAAAACGATCTGATTACGGGGATATCACATGATCTGAGAACACCACTCACTTCTATTCTGGGATTTCTGGAGTACATCGAGAAGGATCGGTACCAGGATGAGATTGAGATGCGCTATTACGTTAGCATTGCCTATGAGAAATCCTTGACCCTTCGCAAGTTAATCGATGACTTGTTCGAATATACGCGTGTGAGTGGCGGGAGTCTTCCGTTATCTCTGCAAGCATTGAACCTGAATTCGTTTCTGATGCAGCTGGCTGAAGAGTTTGCTCCCATGCTGGAGGATGCTGGCATGACCTACAAGATCATCGGCGGGCAAGATCCACTATGGATACAGGCTGCTCCAGGAGAGCTTGTAAGAGCGTATGAGAATCTGTTCAGCAATGCCATTCGGTATGGTTCGCAAGGTAAACTAATGGAGATTGGGCTGGCCCTTGAAGGTAGAGAGGCTGTAGTCCGCATCAGTAATTATGGTGAACTGATTCCGGCACAAGATCTGCCACATCTGTTTGATCGATTCTATCGGGTAGATAAGTCCCGTTCCCGCGATACGGGAGGTACCGGTCTCGGCCTAGCGATTGCCAAATCGATGATTGAATTACATCGAGGAAGTATCGTTGCCTACAGTGAAAATGGCAGAACGGATTTTGTTACCCGATTCCCTGTAACTGCTGCTCCACCAAGTAATTACTCAGAGAAATAATAATTAAGAATTTGGTAAGAAGTTAACTACTTCCTCATTAAGAAATATTCGGTATTCTACCTCTATTACCATATTATTGTATGAGGAGGATACCGAATATGAAGTCTCATTTCAGTACTGTAAGACTAAGATACATATACATTGCAGGAGCAAGCGCGTTACTGAGCGCAGCGCTCCTTTTTGTCGTTTATCACGTGCTACGGTTTGCCCACAATCACGTCCTTCCAGATGCAGTATGGATAACGCGTATGATGAACTGGGGAATCAACCATATTGGAACAAAGCCGCTCTTTATCTTCATTGGCGGAGCCGTGTTTGCGATCTTTTTCTGGATTCGATCCCAGAAGATTGCGGAAGATCTCAATCAACTTGCACGCGGAACAGCCGAACTTGCATTGGGCCACAATCCTGGAAGAATTGATGTTCTAAGTGGTGGTGAACTACGACAAATTGCTGCCAATCTGAATGTAATTACGTTTCTCCTGCATGAGGAAGGGCTGAGCAGATCAGAACGGAAACAGGAGAGAAGAGAGATACAGGGAGCGTCTACTAAGCATGAGCAACCCGGACTTCAGCAACATAATGAAGAAGACAAGGAGAACACTCAAACTATTTCTACACAGGTTGACCTACCGATAAAACTTACTCTTTACGGTATTCAATCTTCTCTGGATGAGATCATCCAAGGGCGGTGCCAGGACGAGGTGGAAGT
Proteins encoded in this region:
- a CDS encoding HAMP domain-containing sensor histidine kinase is translated as MNSKLINTVRWKFIYAFFLSGILTAVILYGGSQVGQNILEAQTYPDYSIPAQGIRWLVNNIGSVPLMIVVGVLSFVLFFFLFSRKVMRVLDEITAGIQEVAKGELSHRIEVKTSDEFGVVATSINQMAEQLQLSLQEERNAVAAKNDLITGISHDLRTPLTSILGFLEYIEKDRYQDEIEMRYYVSIAYEKSLTLRKLIDDLFEYTRVSGGSLPLSLQALNLNSFLMQLAEEFAPMLEDAGMTYKIIGGQDPLWIQAAPGELVRAYENLFSNAIRYGSQGKLMEIGLALEGREAVVRISNYGELIPAQDLPHLFDRFYRVDKSRSRDTGGTGLGLAIAKSMIELHRGSIVAYSENGRTDFVTRFPVTAAPPSNYSEK